In one window of Hevea brasiliensis isolate MT/VB/25A 57/8 chromosome 10, ASM3005281v1, whole genome shotgun sequence DNA:
- the LOC110645900 gene encoding AP-1 complex subunit mu-2, with product MAGAVSALFLLDIKGRVLVWRDYRGDVSAVQAERFFTKLIEKEGDPHSQDPVVYDNGVSYMFIQHSNVYLMTASRQNCNAAGLLSFLHRVVDVFKHYFEELEEESLRDNFVVVYELLDEMMDFGYPQYTEAKILSEFIKTDAYRMETNQRPPMAVTNAVSWRSEGIFYKKNEVFLDVVESVNILVNSNGQVIRSDVVGALKMRTYLSGMPECKLGLNDRVLLEAQGRATKGKAIDLEDIKFHQCVRLARFENDRTISFIPPDGAFDLMTYRLSTQVKPLIWVEAQVERHSRSRVEIMVKARSQFKERSTATNVEIELPVPTDASNPNVRTSMGSASYAPENDALMWKIKSFPGGKEYMLRAEFSLPSITAEEGAPERKAPIRVKFEIPYFTVSGIQVRYLKIIEKSGYQALPWVRYITMAGEYELRLI from the exons ATGGCTGGGGCAGTTTCTGCTCTGTTTCTCTTAGATATAAAGGGGCGCGTTCTGGTGTGGCGCGACTACCGTGGAGATGTCTCCGCCGTTCAAGCCGAACGCTTCTTCACCAAGCTCATCGAAAAAGAG GGAGATCCGCACTCTCAAGATCCGGTTGTGTACGACAATGGAGTCTCTTACATGTTTATACAGCACAGTAACGTTTACTTAATGACTGCGTCGAGGCAGAACTGCAATGCTGCTGGTCTCCTCTCCTTCCTCCACCGCGTAGTTGAT GTTTTTAAGCACTATTTCGAAGAATTAGAAGAGGAATCGCTTAGGGATAACTTTGTGGTAGTG TATGAGTTACTTGATGAAATGATGGACTTTGGCTACCCTCAGTACACGGAAGCAAAAATTCTTAGTGAATTTATCAAGACTGATGCGTACAGGATGGAAACTAATCAGAGGCCTCCCATGGCTGTCACTAATGCTGTTTCTTGGCGCAGTGAAGGGATATTTTACAAGAAGAATGAa GTTTTCTTGGATGTCGTGGAGAGTGTTAATATTCTTGTCAATAGCAACGGACAAGTAATTAGGTCAGATGTTGTTGGGGCGCTGAAGATGAGAACTTATTTGAG TGGCATGCCTGAATGCAAGCTTGGCCTGAATGATAGAGTATTATTAGAGGCCCAAGGCCGTGCAACAAAGGGAAAGGCCATTGATTTGGAGGACATCAAATTTCATCA GTGTGTGCGTTTGGCTCGATTTGAGAATGATCGGACAATATCCTTCATACCACCTGATGGGGCTTTTGATCTGATGACATATAGACTCAGCACTCAG GTTAAGCCTCTGATTTGGGTGGAAGCTCAAGTTGAAAGGCATTCAAGAAGTCGTGTTGAGATCATGGTAAAAGCTAGGAGTCAGTTCAAGGAGCGCAG CACTGCAACAAATGTTGAGATTGAGTTGCCGGTACCAACTGATGCTTCCAATCCTAATGTTCGGACATCCATGGGATCTGCATCATATGCACCTGAAAATGATGCATTAATGTGGAAAATTAAATCTTTTCCTGGTGGAAAG GAGTACATGTTGAGGGCAGAGTTCAGTCTTCCAAGCATAACTGCTGAAGAAGGAGCTCCTGAGAGAAAGGCTCCAATTCGTGTGAAGTTTGAGATTCCATATTTTACTGTTTCAGGAATACAG GTTCGATACCTGAAGATTATTGAGAAAAGTGGCTACCAGGCTCTTCCATGGGTGAGATATATAACTATGGCTGGTGAGTACGAGCTTAGGCTTATTTGA